The stretch of DNA aattattaactGACTGTATGTGCATGTCTTGAGATCCCGTTTGCATGCAAGTGTACCAGTGTGTCCAGGGTCTAGTTCTTGTTTTGTCTAGGTGTGTCCACGATGTGTACATAACATACGGAAAGAAGTTACGCAAGGGCAGTCTTACACAAGAACAGTCAAAAGTGATGCTTAAGAAATAAGATTTTATTAACATAAccatttaacaaaattaaagcCATAATACTGTCTCATATATTTAGTCTCTACACAGTAAAtatatgcaattaattttaattagagCATGCAACAGAATAACCATACATACTATTATAGTAATGCAAATTACATTTAGTTCAGAGCCAGACACTATTGATCAATAGTATCTATTAAATGGTCTAGGGCTGCCATCCTCTTTATAGATCAGGTCAATAACACAGTTTATAAGTTTCTTGTCCTTTTCGTCCAGATCCTGTACATCAGATTTAGAAGATGGCTGATCTAGATCCTTCCAATTGTGCCAATTCATTCTCCTTGCTCTTGAGATCACCACCAAAATAGCCTTTTTAGAAACATCACGGAATGTCCCAGTAGGAGGAACAGGTGTATCGTAGCGGAATCCATAATCATTCCATTTATCGCCCCTTCAAATATAATTCAGAATGATTCAGAATCATCCCTTTTGGATCGCTTTCAAGAAACAACTTGTATGCCAACTCCCACCACTCTTCACCCACACACTCATTTAAGCTTTGCCAATCTGACATCTGTTgaaaaataggaaataaaaatGAGTACAGTTTGCATCCCcatacaaaaatatgttctaaggaCAGTTAACTCTTCCATGACTGCCGAACTTACAAACGTTTGTGATTTGTGAAAGGTTTCACAGTACAGTTATAGGCAGTTAACCCTTCactagggcttttcacacttgaaatagttaaccctaggttattctaaaccctgggtaaaCTAAATCCTGGGTTATTTTgtttcacgtttcacactgctcataatttacccgggattaacaattaatcctgagTGTCCATAAACTGACTTTTCccattgtacattcctaaaccctgggttaatgttcttatttgcatgtttgcggtgtcagtgtcattgattggataaacgcagcaTACAACCGGTTTACATAgtggtgttaaagggttagttcacccaaaaataaaaattatgtaattaattactcaccctcgtcattctacacccgtaagaccttcgttcatcttcagaagacaaattaagatatttttgatgaaatccgatggctcagtgaggcctgcattgccagcaagattaacactttcagatgcccagaaagctactaaaacatatttaaaaccgttcatgtgactacagtggttcaaccttaatgttatgaagcgatgaatactttttgtgcgccaaaaaaaacaaaataacgacttttcaacaataatgtttttcaatacactgcttcgaagctttataatcttttgttttgaatcagtggttcggagcaccaaagtcacatgattttagtaaacgaggcttctttacatcataagtgtttcgaaatttcaatagttcacgtgactttggcagtgataggcgatccgaaccactgatttgaaacaaaagatttgtaaaacttcaatgcttcatgaagcagtgttttgaaatcggccatcactagatattgttgaataaagtcgttattttgttttttttagcatacaaaaagtattctcgtcgctttgtaacattaaggttgaaccactgtagtcacatgaactgctttatgtttttagtagctttctggtcatctgaaagtgttaattatcttgctgtcaatagaggcctcactgagtcatcggattttatcaaaaatatcttaatttgtgttctgaagaagaatgaagttcttacaggtttggaacgacatgagtaattaatgacagaattttcatttttgggtgaactaaccctttaagaacgaagataacccggggttaagcgcagtgtgaaaagccctattgtGTGTCACAATCTTCACTATTCTGATTTGTGAAAGGTCAGTGGCTCACACATGTGGTTTCTCTGCTGCACATTGGTCTTTGGACACTCTCAGTGGATGTGTGTGTCGTTTTGGTGAGCTCTGATCTGATGCTCTCTGAGGTGTTCTGCCCGTGAGTAGCACTTCTCGCACCGCGTGCACCTATAGGGTTTCTCTCCGGTGTGTATCCGCATGTGTCTGACCAGCTGACCCTTTCTTCTGAAGCCTTTCTCACACTGAGAGCAGTGGTAATTCCTTTCTGCCGCGTGTATGAGTGCGTGGCTCTGCAGCTCCTCCGTGCTCTTGAAGCTCTTCTCACACTGAGCGCAGTGATgtggcttttctccagtgtggattctCCTGTGGATTTCAAGTCTTCCTGGTCGTACAAAGCCCTTGCCACATTGAGGGCAGTGATAAGGTCTGTCGTCGGTGTGTTTGCGTGCATGTTCGGAGAGATTCTCTTGCGATCTGAAGCACATGTCACAGTGCGGGCAGCGGTAGGGCTTGTCTCCGGTGTGAATGCGCATGTGTCGCGTGAACCGCGTTTTCACACTGAAGCTCATCCCACACTTTGAGCAATAATGAGGCTTGTGCGCTGAATTCTTTTTTAGTGTCGTCCTCCTTTTCATCTCTTCCTGTTCTTCTTCTTTATGATCCATGGTGGGCACTATACGTGGTGGGTACAATATATATGTTCAATGCCATGAAATTTGTTTTATTGCATAttcatttttaagaaaatgcacatattattattattattattatgagttCCAGAATCCAGTAAAACAGACAAATAGGCTGACCAAAATTGTACTGTGAAAGATTTCACAAATCAGAATAATGAAGGACTCAGGAAAGGGTCAATGACAAAAACTGTATTGTGAAACCTTTCACAAACCAGAATAGTGACATTAACGACTCATGGAAGGGTTAACTGACCAAAATTGTACTGAGAAAAATCTCACAAATCAGAATAATGACGTTAATGACTCAGGAAAGGGTTAACTGACAAAAACTGAACTGTGAAATCTTTTACAAATTAGAGTAGTGATGTTAATGACTCAAGGAAGGGTTAACTGACCAAAACTTTACTGTGAAAGATTTTACAAATCAGACGAGTGAAGTTAATGAATCAGTAAAGGGTTAACTGACCAAAACTGTACTGTGAAAGCTTGCACAAATCAGATTAGTGAAATTAAGGACTCAGGAAAAGGTTAACTGACCAAAATTGTACTGTGAAAGACTTCACAAATCAGAATAATGAAGTTAAGGACTCAAGGAAGGGTTAACTGACAAAAACTACTATAAAAACCTTTCACAAATCAGATTAGTGAAATTAAGGACTCAGGAAAGGGTTAAATGACCAAAATTGTACTGTGAAAGATTTCACAAATCAGAATAGTGAAAAGAATGACTCAGGAAAGGGTTAAATGaccaaatatttcacaaatcacAAATAGTATATTTGAGCCTAGTATGACCCGAATAGATGACTacctaaaacattattacacaaGAAAAAGAGAACAAAGCAGTGAGAAACACTAAAATGCGCTTGTGAAAGTTTGTCAAGTGATTTTGTATAAACTTTGATTgcgtgtttatttaaaaaccacGATTTCTGACCAGAGGTGCTGAATTCACAACTCATGAAGAATGACATGCAAAATTATTTGCAATGTCTACAACAGCGCACTGTGGATTTATAGCCAAGAGAAATCTGAATTTCGAACCGCAAACTATCTTTACTGCGATCTTCGTCCAGGGTCACAGTTTAAGCTTCAGTCATCTCAACGTGGATGGTCTAGTTATGCTTCAATCCTAAATTATCACGCAGATTATTAAAAACTTACTGTTTATATAGGCTTTGCGATGTCCTGTGTATATACAGAGCTGCCGCACTGTACACTTTCAGACAGTTTGATTTCTGCTGTGAAAAGAACAGAAATTCGACGACACTGTAGACTTTTTCTGTAGACGTTCGTGCAAAAATGCAGCTCAGCCAACCCGGAAGTGTGTCACAATACAAGTATGAGAAATACTGCACAAACTATTACTGATATGACCTGAGATATTCTAGCCAATACTACTGGCTATTAATCgaaatgtatggaagcttgttgaataaaaaattaaaatgggtaattgagactttttatctcacaattctgaatgttttttcctcatatataaactcggaattgctaGGGGGAAAACGGAAGAAAGAAATGCGagggaaaagtcagaattataagAAAAGgcgcgatttttttttttttttttttttttttgtacctaGCATAGTAGGCTAATGGATTCCAGAATGTGGCCAACTTAAAAATTGGttgactttttatatattattatataattaaccAAAATGAACTTAACcaaatttacagttttaacCTTGGTGAACCCGGTATTTCAAACTACTGGTCTGGTTCACACAATTCAAGTTAAAATGAGTGTGTGCTGCTATTTCAGGAACAAAAAACTCAATGAATCAGTTTGACAGAGGTGCGATTTTAAATGTTCGCCACTAGATGCTactatccacctttttcctaaCCAGCCTACTGCATTTTAGATTATGCgtggcacttccggtttggggaacttccaccAAAGACTATAAATGCAAAACATTCTTTAGGTTTCAAGCAGATCTAAAACCCAATCAAAAACAATGCTGCTCTCTCATCCTGAATCCTCAAGATGTCCATAGGACAAATCAGCTTTATGTGCGCTATCGTTttagtgttttaaatataatcttttgttttgaaaaaataaatagaacatgtgatttattgttttaaatcgAGAAAATGTGCTTATTTTTGAGTCGATCTTTAGGTAAAATGTTATGATGCAtaaatattagtgctgtcaaatcgattaattacgattaatcgcatctaacaaaagtttgtgtatatattttttgt from Ctenopharyngodon idella isolate HZGC_01 chromosome 18, HZGC01, whole genome shotgun sequence encodes:
- the zgc:101562 gene encoding C2H2-type zinc finger protein, translated to MPTMDHKEEEQEEMKRRTTLKKNSAHKPHYCSKCGMSFSVKTRFTRHMRIHTGDKPYRCPHCDMCFRSQENLSEHARKHTDDRPYHCPQCGKGFVRPGRLEIHRRIHTGEKPHHCAQCEKSFKSTEELQSHALIHAAERNYHCSQCEKGFRRKGQLVRHMRIHTGEKPYRCTRCEKCYSRAEHLREHQIRAHQNDTHIH